In Terriglobus sp. TAA 43, a single window of DNA contains:
- a CDS encoding protein-disulfide reductase DsbD, with translation MGNGGPGPAKAQHLTVEMISAGPQIAADGTQTVAFVFSMEEGWHVYWKNAGFAGFPPKVKWTVPEGITAGPLQFTAPDRLPLDTTVDYGYQDSVAYPVTVEAGPKPKVDKAGNAHLGAEISWLVCKQVCIPGRANLGLDLKVVPARTIVSHDGEKVGELGAALKGMPKPLPLSFRVTASTVGDNIVLTAITGTRETDAEFFPAEPDVIADVAQIETDILDNGAQIHFQRSPNAKTPPKQLVGVLKLATEESYEIDVPILPGPPPVHAGSGKLGTATAVGAAALAFIGGVLLNLMPCVFPVLFLKALSLLQTSSSQKHQVRAHGIAYTLGIVASFWLVVAALLALRAEGRQLGWGFQLQSPGFVLVLASFLFFFALSLAGMFDFGLSLTSTGDSLTHKSGFTGSFFTGVLATVVATPCVGPFMGAAIGFALAQPAPVTFLVFTALALGLAAPYMLLTLNPAWVRLLPRPGAWMDLLKQITALPLFITVIWLVYIYGRLSGSNGIFAMSMLLGGLMLVVIAAWTLGRWPVRKWSTAVAAVLCLLAIGVPLYASRETKSAVTWQPFDADAVAKARSQGKAVFVDFTAAWCLSCQVNERVVLNSDEVEKQLTQPNVVAMKADWTQYDAKITTALQSAGRDGVPTYIVYPANPTAAPDVLPEVLSKSVVLNALEKDLKQ, from the coding sequence GTGGGCAATGGGGGCCCCGGGCCTGCCAAGGCCCAGCACCTGACGGTGGAGATGATCTCTGCCGGGCCGCAGATCGCCGCCGATGGTACGCAGACGGTGGCGTTCGTCTTCTCCATGGAGGAGGGGTGGCATGTGTACTGGAAGAATGCCGGCTTTGCCGGGTTTCCTCCCAAGGTGAAGTGGACGGTGCCGGAAGGCATTACCGCCGGGCCACTGCAGTTCACCGCGCCGGACCGGTTGCCGCTGGATACCACGGTGGACTACGGCTACCAGGATTCGGTGGCCTATCCCGTGACTGTTGAGGCGGGGCCGAAGCCCAAGGTGGATAAGGCTGGCAATGCCCATTTGGGTGCCGAGATCAGTTGGCTTGTGTGCAAGCAGGTCTGCATTCCGGGCAGAGCGAATCTGGGACTAGATCTGAAGGTGGTTCCCGCCAGAACCATCGTCAGCCATGACGGTGAGAAGGTAGGCGAACTTGGCGCGGCGCTGAAGGGGATGCCGAAGCCACTGCCGCTTAGCTTCCGGGTTACGGCAAGCACGGTCGGGGACAATATCGTCCTGACCGCGATTACCGGTACGCGCGAGACGGATGCCGAGTTCTTCCCGGCAGAGCCGGATGTGATCGCCGATGTAGCGCAGATCGAGACCGACATCCTCGACAACGGAGCGCAGATCCACTTCCAGCGCTCGCCGAATGCCAAGACTCCGCCGAAGCAGTTGGTCGGCGTGCTGAAACTGGCCACAGAGGAGAGCTACGAGATTGATGTGCCCATTCTGCCTGGGCCTCCGCCGGTGCATGCAGGCTCCGGGAAGCTGGGTACGGCGACGGCGGTTGGCGCTGCTGCATTGGCCTTCATCGGTGGTGTACTGCTGAACCTGATGCCGTGCGTGTTTCCGGTGCTGTTCCTGAAGGCGTTGTCGCTGCTGCAGACGTCGTCGTCGCAGAAGCACCAAGTGCGCGCTCATGGTATTGCGTACACGCTTGGCATTGTGGCCTCGTTCTGGCTGGTGGTTGCGGCGCTGCTAGCCTTGCGCGCCGAAGGACGGCAGCTTGGTTGGGGATTCCAGTTGCAGTCGCCGGGATTTGTCTTGGTGCTGGCGAGCTTCCTGTTCTTCTTCGCCCTGTCGCTTGCAGGCATGTTCGACTTTGGCCTGTCACTCACGAGCACGGGTGATTCGCTGACGCACAAGAGCGGCTTCACCGGTAGCTTCTTCACCGGTGTGCTGGCTACGGTGGTGGCTACGCCTTGTGTGGGACCGTTTATGGGAGCGGCGATCGGGTTTGCGTTGGCGCAGCCTGCTCCTGTGACCTTCCTGGTATTCACTGCGTTGGCGCTTGGTCTGGCGGCGCCTTATATGCTGCTGACCCTCAATCCGGCCTGGGTGCGGCTGCTGCCGAGGCCTGGTGCGTGGATGGACCTGCTAAAGCAGATCACTGCGTTGCCGCTGTTCATCACGGTGATCTGGCTGGTTTACATCTACGGTCGTTTGTCCGGCTCTAACGGCATCTTCGCTATGTCGATGCTGCTTGGCGGGTTGATGCTGGTGGTGATTGCGGCGTGGACGCTTGGTCGCTGGCCGGTTCGTAAGTGGAGTACAGCAGTGGCTGCGGTGCTTTGCCTGCTTGCCATTGGCGTGCCGCTGTACGCTTCCCGCGAGACCAAGAGCGCTGTGACCTGGCAGCCGTTCGATGCGGATGCTGTTGCCAAGGCGCGTTCGCAGGGCAAGGCAGTGTTCGTGGACTTCACGGCTGCGTGGTGCTTGTCGTGCCAGGTGAATGAGCGTGTGGTGCTGAATTCCGACGAGGTGGAGAAGCAGTTGACGCAGCCGAACGTGGTGGCGATGAAAGCGGATTGGACGCAGTACGACGCGAAGATCACGACGGCATTGCAATCTGCCGGACGCGATGGTGTTCCGACGTACATCGTTTATCCGGCGAATCCAACCGCAGCGCCTGATGTCTTGCCGGAAGTACTGAGCAAGAGTGTTGT
- a CDS encoding CoA-binding protein: protein MNSSEDIEKMLAAKTIAVVGLSDDPAKPSHFVSAYMQRVGKKILPVNPAVPSVLGETSYASLSELPEKPDVVNVFRLPRAIPAIVDEMIALGLKALWVQQGIRNEEAAAKAEAAGIRVVMDHCIMVEHRMRTR, encoded by the coding sequence GTGAACTCTTCCGAAGACATCGAGAAAATGCTGGCGGCCAAGACGATTGCGGTGGTCGGGTTGTCAGATGATCCTGCGAAGCCGAGTCACTTTGTGTCTGCTTATATGCAACGGGTGGGGAAGAAGATTCTGCCGGTGAACCCGGCCGTCCCGTCTGTGCTGGGTGAGACGAGCTATGCATCGCTGAGCGAACTTCCAGAGAAGCCGGATGTCGTGAATGTCTTCCGCCTACCCAGAGCGATTCCCGCGATTGTGGACGAGATGATTGCGCTCGGGTTAAAAGCTCTGTGGGTGCAGCAGGGAATTCGCAATGAGGAGGCTGCGGCTAAGGCAGAAGCTGCGGGGATTCGCGTCGTGATGGATCATTGCATTATGGTGGAGCATCGGATGCGTACTCGCTAA
- a CDS encoding DinB family protein yields the protein MANSTLEIELKKQLKALLDGGQAHAKLDDAVAGVPFDVQGKVPEGLPYSPWQLLEHIRIAQKDILEFSGNADGSYKELKWPDDYWPKSPEPPDEKAWDASVQSLKKDRTAFEKLLAERDLIEPFSWGDGSQNLLRESLLVADHEAYHTGELVMARRLLGAWKPKKGHA from the coding sequence ATGGCTAACTCCACGCTGGAAATCGAACTAAAGAAACAATTGAAGGCGCTGTTGGACGGTGGGCAGGCGCATGCAAAGCTTGATGATGCAGTAGCCGGCGTGCCATTTGATGTACAGGGCAAGGTGCCGGAAGGATTGCCGTATTCACCGTGGCAATTGCTGGAACACATCCGCATTGCGCAGAAAGACATTCTTGAGTTCAGTGGCAATGCAGACGGCAGCTACAAGGAATTGAAGTGGCCGGATGATTACTGGCCGAAGTCGCCGGAGCCGCCTGATGAGAAGGCATGGGATGCCAGCGTGCAATCGCTGAAGAAAGATCGTACTGCCTTTGAAAAGTTGTTGGCAGAGCGCGATCTGATCGAACCATTTTCATGGGGCGATGGCAGTCAGAATCTGCTGCGTGAGTCTCTATTGGTTGCAGATCATGAGGCTTATCACACGGGTGAACTGGTAATGGCGCGACGTCTCCTGGGGGCATGGAAGCCGAAGAAAGGCCACGCGTGA
- a CDS encoding acetyltransferase has protein sequence MTSIDSMVQRLQQRTIRRSTKNDVDRVLEIWRDAVDATHDFLSQEDRVAIEAEVVSFLPDAPLWVVVDEHNKPLGWMLLDEDRMEALFIDPVSRGEGVGRALVQHALSLRSPIFTDVNEQNLQAVGFYEHLGFVPIGRSERDGQGRVYPLIHLRSAS, from the coding sequence ATGACATCGATTGATTCAATGGTTCAACGTCTTCAGCAGCGAACGATAAGACGATCGACGAAGAACGATGTTGATCGTGTCTTAGAGATATGGCGAGATGCCGTCGATGCGACGCATGATTTCTTGTCGCAAGAAGATCGTGTTGCCATTGAGGCAGAGGTCGTTTCATTTCTGCCCGACGCGCCGCTTTGGGTTGTTGTGGATGAACACAACAAACCTTTGGGGTGGATGCTGCTTGACGAAGATCGAATGGAAGCATTGTTCATCGATCCGGTGAGTCGGGGTGAAGGTGTAGGCCGTGCTCTGGTACAGCATGCACTATCGCTGCGCTCTCCGATCTTTACTGATGTCAACGAGCAGAACCTGCAGGCTGTTGGATTCTACGAGCATCTCGGCTTTGTGCCGATTGGGCGTTCGGAACGGGATGGGCAGGGGCGCGTTTATCCTCTGATTCACTTACGTTCGGCGTCCTGA
- the prfB gene encoding peptide chain release factor 2 (programmed frameshift): protein MLTDLEYQYSPVRARVHDLREYLDSPKLKQQLEAVESQIGDPAIWADAARSQPLMRERKRLETLLADDAELSRRSEDVEAYFDLAREGEDVEADLAKSIEEIDRFAEELDAKTMLSQESDPLNAIVTVHPGAGGTESQDWAEMLMRMYLRWAERNGFKTEINEIQDGDEAGIKSATFTIIGDNAFGLISGETGVHRLVRISPFDSAKRRHTSFSSVFVSPEIDDSIVIDIKPDELRIDTYRSGGKGGQHVNTTDSAVRITHLPTGIVAGCQNERSQHKNKEKAMKMLRSRLYEFELEKKRAASKKLEDSKLDINFGSQIRSYVLQPYRMAKDLRTRVEVGDVDRVLDGDLQPFIRGYLKMRREGNIPAAMVDDID from the exons ATGTTGACTGATCTTGAATACCAGTACTCCCCGGTTCGTGCCCGCGTGCACGATCTGCGGGAGTATCTT GACTCGCCTAAACTCAAACAGCAACTGGAAGCCGTTGAATCGCAGATTGGAGACCCCGCGATCTGGGCCGATGCTGCGCGTTCGCAGCCATTGATGCGTGAACGAAAGCGCCTGGAAACATTGCTTGCGGACGATGCCGAACTATCGCGTCGCAGCGAGGATGTGGAGGCTTACTTCGACCTGGCCCGCGAAGGCGAGGATGTAGAAGCCGATCTGGCGAAGTCGATTGAAGAGATTGATCGCTTTGCAGAAGAACTTGACGCGAAGACGATGCTCTCGCAGGAGAGTGATCCGTTGAACGCCATCGTCACGGTGCATCCGGGCGCAGGCGGAACGGAGAGCCAGGACTGGGCGGAGATGCTGATGCGTATGTATCTGCGCTGGGCCGAACGCAATGGCTTCAAGACCGAAATCAACGAAATTCAGGATGGCGATGAAGCAGGCATCAAGTCGGCGACATTCACCATCATTGGTGATAACGCCTTTGGTTTGATTAGTGGCGAGACGGGCGTGCACCGGCTGGTGCGTATCTCACCCTTTGATTCAGCGAAACGTCGACACACTTCGTTTTCGTCTGTCTTTGTGTCTCCGGAAATTGATGACTCGATCGTGATCGACATCAAGCCGGATGAGCTTCGCATTGATACCTACCGTTCCGGGGGCAAAGGTGGGCAACACGTAAATACGACGGACTCTGCCGTGCGTATTACGCATCTTCCTACCGGTATCGTCGCGGGCTGTCAGAACGAGCGTTCGCAGCACAAGAACAAAGAGAAGGCGATGAAGATGCTACGCTCGCGCCTGTATGAATTCGAGCTTGAGAAGAAGCGTGCAGCGAGCAAGAAGCTGGAAGATTCGAAGCTGGATATCAACTTTGGATCGCAGATTCGTTCGTATGTCTTGCAGCCATACCGCATGGCCAAGGATCTACGCACGCGCGTAGAAGTAGGCGATGTGGATCGCGTGTTGGACGGCGATTTGCAGCCGTTCATCCGCGGTTATCTCAAGATGCGTCGTGAGGGCAATATCCCCGCAGCGATGGTCGATGACATCGATTGA
- the lnt gene encoding apolipoprotein N-acyltransferase, translating to MRLLSMRAIAALFLTSFLQVVIFPVAGPLPVWRSAFSWFALVPLLWLLLVEGRTWSAWKCAAVGYASGVLWYLGTCYWVYSTMHVYGGLPAPVAALVMVLFCLYLGLYHALFAGLLAATRKAGIAAALMAAPFLWVGVELARARITSFPWNLLGYAQVDSYALTRLAPLTGVYGISFVLMAVNAAIAAAVVMPRRRIPTVVALCGAVLAAGVQNVGGWMAPQRQAGSQKAVLMQPNLSVGQEESDDASTLARNFAGLSLQAASLDDSPTRIVLWPESPSPFYTNRQDFTSVAAQLTEAVHAPLIAGAIGIEAAPNERRGYHVYNSAALFLPTQGYVGRYDKIHLVPFGEFTPYAGLFSFASGLTQAVGTFDRGSSRVPLGADGHRYGVFLCYESIFSDEVRLFVANGAEVLTNLSDDGWYGDTSAPFQHINMARMRAIENHRWVLRDTNNGITASIDPNGRVVERMERHQRGAAAMHFDYLHDLTFYTRYGDVFAFICAGISALVLLYGLTRQSIAID from the coding sequence ATGCGACTGCTCTCCATGCGGGCTATTGCCGCGCTTTTTCTTACCAGTTTTCTACAGGTGGTGATTTTTCCCGTTGCCGGGCCGTTGCCGGTGTGGCGGTCCGCGTTCTCGTGGTTCGCGCTGGTGCCGTTGTTATGGCTTTTATTGGTGGAAGGCCGCACCTGGAGCGCGTGGAAGTGCGCCGCCGTGGGTTATGCCAGCGGAGTGCTCTGGTACCTGGGGACCTGCTATTGGGTCTACTCGACCATGCATGTGTATGGAGGTTTACCGGCTCCGGTCGCGGCGCTGGTGATGGTATTGTTCTGCCTCTATCTGGGGCTCTATCACGCACTGTTTGCCGGCTTGCTGGCAGCGACGCGTAAGGCAGGGATTGCAGCGGCGCTGATGGCTGCGCCGTTTTTGTGGGTGGGTGTTGAACTCGCCCGTGCACGTATCACCAGCTTCCCGTGGAATTTGCTGGGGTACGCGCAGGTTGATAGCTATGCATTAACCCGACTGGCTCCATTGACTGGTGTTTACGGCATCAGTTTCGTGTTGATGGCTGTAAACGCAGCGATTGCCGCGGCCGTTGTGATGCCACGTAGGCGCATTCCCACTGTTGTTGCATTGTGTGGGGCAGTGTTGGCGGCAGGTGTGCAGAATGTTGGCGGATGGATGGCGCCTCAGCGTCAGGCGGGTTCGCAAAAGGCTGTTCTGATGCAGCCGAATCTTTCCGTAGGACAAGAAGAGTCGGACGATGCAAGCACGCTGGCAAGGAACTTTGCTGGGCTCTCATTGCAGGCTGCTTCGCTGGATGATTCGCCGACACGTATTGTGCTGTGGCCGGAATCTCCTTCGCCGTTCTATACAAATCGGCAAGACTTTACCTCGGTGGCCGCACAACTGACTGAGGCGGTGCATGCGCCGTTGATTGCGGGGGCGATTGGCATAGAGGCCGCCCCAAACGAACGGCGCGGCTACCACGTATACAACTCGGCGGCTCTATTTCTCCCCACCCAGGGATATGTCGGGCGATACGACAAAATTCATCTTGTACCGTTCGGCGAATTCACCCCTTATGCCGGTCTCTTTTCGTTCGCAAGTGGCCTCACGCAGGCCGTGGGCACCTTTGATCGAGGGAGCAGCCGTGTACCGTTGGGCGCCGATGGCCATCGCTACGGTGTCTTCCTTTGTTATGAGTCCATCTTTAGCGACGAGGTTCGGCTATTTGTGGCCAACGGTGCCGAGGTGCTGACGAACCTTTCCGACGATGGTTGGTATGGCGATACCAGTGCACCCTTCCAGCACATCAACATGGCCAGAATGCGGGCTATCGAGAACCATCGGTGGGTATTGCGCGATACCAATAACGGCATAACGGCTTCGATTGATCCGAACGGTCGCGTGGTGGAGCGTATGGAACGTCATCAGCGCGGTGCTGCTGCCATGCATTTTGACTATCTCCATGACCTCACGTTCTACACGCGATACGGCGATGTCTTTGCGTTCATCTGTGCAGGGATTTCTGCGCTGGTTTTGCTGTATGGGCTGACGCGGCAGAGCATCGCGATAGACTGA
- a CDS encoding APC family permease: MASKRTYTPPVPNRVRLVVASSVMLTFISFWRAAAIVLNDLGSSAFYAGGIAEEAVGKSAPWLILGTMFFSYAVRAVYVESCSMYTRGGVYRIVKEALGGTFAKVSVSALMFDYVLTGPISGVSAGQYIVGLLNGLLSQAAASPKYHHWAVNAAGVPHQFNVNHTSAFIAILITIFFWWQNIKGIEESSEKALTIMKVTTVMVIILIGWGLFSVGHIGATLPPFPTPANFKFSPDALGFLRHTQFAKNLGLFGILMAFGHSVLAMSGEESLAQVNREIEHPKLKNLKRAALVIAIYSMVFTGLGSLLAVMLIPDSVRVSVYRDNLIAGMAMYMVGPLAIRVAFRVFVVIVGFMILGGAVNTAIVGSTGVLMRVAEDGVLADWFRKPQKRFGTSYRIVNMVALIQLFVIVVTRGDVIMIGEAYAFGVIWSFTFNALAMLVLRWKYKGERGAKVPVNLRIGKTELPIGLFCVFLVLFTTAVVNLFTKSVATVSGVIFAIGFFIIFSLSERDNKRRHKQTERQMKEHFQLEHSEEVGRDDLAIRPGGVLVTMRDAATPHALKWALARTDTDEQDIVVLAARMMGAGGPEYVDASEQLFSEHEQMLFTKAVSVAESFGKHIGLVVVPAGDIFAAIVRTANSLDVAAVVSGLSTKLTAQEQAYHVGQAWETLPEPKRQFTFYVVPPTGEAESFHIGPHAPTIPASDVQLVHRLWLNMRRDPHMDDLHHSDIVSFALTRLAASYANDRTVTSQQLRAAIDDGSQRRGLGAVSRFEDTDESPGYSLTASRTDSF, from the coding sequence ATGGCGTCGAAACGCACTTACACACCACCCGTTCCGAATCGTGTTCGCCTCGTGGTCGCATCCTCTGTGATGCTGACCTTCATCTCCTTTTGGCGAGCGGCCGCCATCGTTCTCAACGATCTTGGATCTTCTGCTTTTTACGCAGGTGGCATTGCGGAAGAAGCCGTGGGCAAATCGGCCCCCTGGCTCATCCTGGGCACCATGTTCTTCTCATATGCGGTGCGAGCGGTATACGTGGAGAGCTGTTCCATGTACACACGCGGCGGCGTCTACCGCATTGTGAAGGAGGCTTTGGGAGGCACCTTCGCGAAGGTCAGCGTCTCCGCGCTGATGTTCGATTACGTCCTCACGGGACCAATCTCGGGTGTGTCGGCCGGACAATATATCGTCGGTCTTCTTAATGGCCTCTTATCCCAGGCAGCAGCTTCGCCTAAATATCATCATTGGGCTGTGAACGCTGCGGGGGTACCGCACCAGTTCAATGTGAACCACACCTCGGCGTTCATCGCCATTCTGATCACCATTTTCTTCTGGTGGCAGAACATCAAGGGTATTGAGGAATCGAGCGAAAAAGCTCTCACAATCATGAAGGTCACCACTGTCATGGTGATCATTCTGATCGGCTGGGGCCTCTTCAGCGTCGGACATATTGGAGCTACGCTTCCTCCCTTCCCAACACCAGCAAACTTCAAGTTCAGCCCGGATGCGCTGGGATTCCTCAGACATACTCAGTTCGCGAAAAACCTCGGGCTGTTTGGCATCCTGATGGCCTTTGGCCACTCAGTACTTGCGATGTCCGGCGAAGAATCGCTGGCACAGGTCAACCGCGAAATTGAACATCCCAAGCTGAAGAATCTGAAGCGCGCCGCTCTGGTCATAGCGATTTACAGCATGGTCTTCACCGGCCTGGGTTCTTTGCTGGCCGTCATGCTGATTCCGGATAGCGTCCGCGTCAGCGTGTATCGCGACAACCTGATCGCTGGAATGGCCATGTACATGGTCGGTCCCTTGGCGATCCGTGTCGCGTTCCGAGTGTTCGTCGTCATTGTCGGCTTCATGATTCTGGGCGGCGCCGTGAACACGGCCATCGTCGGTTCCACAGGCGTGCTGATGCGCGTGGCCGAAGATGGCGTACTCGCCGATTGGTTCCGCAAACCACAAAAGCGCTTCGGTACCAGTTACCGAATCGTGAATATGGTGGCACTGATTCAGCTATTCGTAATCGTGGTAACACGCGGTGACGTCATCATGATCGGCGAAGCGTATGCCTTCGGCGTCATCTGGAGCTTCACGTTCAATGCGCTGGCAATGCTCGTTCTTCGCTGGAAATATAAAGGGGAACGCGGCGCGAAGGTGCCAGTGAACCTTCGGATCGGCAAGACCGAGTTACCGATCGGATTGTTCTGTGTCTTCCTGGTGTTGTTCACCACAGCGGTCGTCAACTTATTCACGAAATCCGTAGCTACCGTCAGCGGAGTTATTTTCGCCATCGGGTTCTTCATCATCTTCTCTTTGTCAGAACGGGACAATAAGCGCCGTCATAAGCAGACAGAGCGTCAGATGAAGGAACACTTCCAGTTAGAGCATTCGGAAGAAGTGGGCCGAGATGATCTTGCGATTCGTCCTGGTGGCGTGTTGGTCACCATGCGCGATGCTGCTACACCACACGCCTTGAAATGGGCTTTGGCCCGCACAGATACTGACGAACAAGACATCGTTGTTCTTGCTGCCCGCATGATGGGCGCTGGTGGGCCTGAATATGTCGACGCTTCAGAACAGCTCTTCAGCGAACACGAACAGATGTTGTTCACCAAGGCTGTATCTGTCGCCGAAAGCTTTGGTAAACATATCGGCCTCGTCGTGGTCCCTGCTGGCGATATCTTCGCCGCCATTGTTCGTACGGCAAATTCATTAGATGTGGCCGCAGTAGTATCCGGTCTGTCTACTAAATTGACCGCACAGGAACAGGCTTATCATGTTGGCCAGGCGTGGGAGACACTGCCTGAGCCGAAGCGCCAGTTCACCTTTTACGTTGTTCCACCAACGGGTGAGGCAGAGAGCTTCCATATCGGACCTCACGCACCTACCATTCCTGCAAGCGATGTTCAGCTCGTACACAGGCTCTGGTTAAATATGCGTCGCGATCCTCACATGGATGATCTGCACCACTCAGACATCGTGTCCTTCGCGCTAACGCGCCTCGCAGCGTCATACGCAAACGATCGTACCGTGACATCACAGCAGTTGCGTGCAGCCATTGATGATGGCAGCCAGAGGCGCGGACTCGGAGCAGTCTCCCGTTTTGAGGACACGGATGAAAGTCCGGGATACTCCCTTACTGCGTCTCGTACGGATAGTTTTTAA
- a CDS encoding class I SAM-dependent methyltransferase, giving the protein MREQEGLRILDIGPTSSTNINFLTAMGHSVYMANLVEDIADPKWVRPDAETPFRTEDFISENLDFGDRLFDTVLFWDTADYFPAELRTAVVRRIHEVMQPGGQLLAFFHVKPETGLQRYHLRDDGQVDTQFAAEAEVRDTMTNRQIEQLFHDFATYKFFLAKDNLREVLVTR; this is encoded by the coding sequence TTGCGTGAACAGGAGGGGCTGCGCATATTGGATATCGGTCCCACCTCGTCTACGAATATTAACTTTCTGACGGCCATGGGACACAGCGTGTACATGGCGAACCTGGTTGAAGATATTGCCGATCCCAAATGGGTTCGGCCCGACGCAGAGACGCCTTTTCGGACCGAAGACTTCATAAGCGAAAACCTGGATTTCGGGGATAGGCTCTTCGACACCGTATTGTTCTGGGATACTGCAGATTATTTCCCTGCTGAATTGCGTACGGCAGTCGTGCGCCGTATCCATGAAGTGATGCAACCCGGCGGACAATTACTGGCGTTCTTTCACGTGAAACCAGAGACCGGCCTGCAACGCTATCATCTTCGGGACGATGGACAAGTGGATACACAATTTGCTGCAGAGGCCGAGGTCCGAGACACGATGACCAACCGCCAGATCGAACAACTTTTCCATGACTTCGCTACTTATAAATTCTTTTTGGCGAAGGACAATCTGCGAGAAGTACTTGTGACCCGATAG
- a CDS encoding polymer-forming cytoskeletal protein — translation MAEGSTVLGKSIQVRGEISGAEDVTVHGKLQGSVTLKESRLTVGPDAEVDAELHVHDAIVLGQVKGNVTATGRVELRKGGSLMGDLNAARLSIEEGSAIQGRVSLSGTKE, via the coding sequence ATGGCAGAAGGATCAACAGTTCTGGGAAAATCAATTCAGGTACGCGGTGAAATTTCGGGCGCGGAAGATGTCACCGTACATGGCAAGCTGCAGGGCAGTGTGACTTTGAAGGAAAGCCGCCTTACTGTGGGCCCAGATGCTGAGGTGGATGCGGAACTTCATGTGCATGATGCGATCGTCCTCGGTCAGGTGAAAGGCAACGTGACGGCGACGGGTCGCGTGGAGCTGCGTAAAGGTGGTTCGCTAATGGGCGATCTGAATGCAGCCAGACTCTCGATTGAAGAAGGCTCTGCGATTCAGGGAAGAGTTTCTCTCAGCGGCACCAAAGAGTAG
- the menC gene encoding o-succinylbenzoate synthase, with product MKIDAIVLREIKMPLVHPFRTSFGLTTDRRILLIELQSEGLTAWGECVAGEHPFFSDEMIDTAWFITEHELAPRLVGKDIAAGRDVPDLLLQVRGHRMAKAALENAVWDLEAQVRGISLAKLLGGTREKIACGVSIGMEMDIPKQLDRVAKEVAAGYQRIKLKCQPGYDSEMFAAVRERWPDILLSCDANSAYKLSDADHIASWDQYKLLMIEQPLWYDDFYFHSQLQKRIQTAICLDECIRNARDAQAALELGSGRIINIKVGRVGGFTEAIAVHDIAQQHGVPVWCGGMLESGVGRAQNIALSSLPNFSLPGDVSASARYWTEDIIEPEVTVSSFGEIVVPGTVGRGYEVRRDRVEALTVRQQRITA from the coding sequence ATGAAGATTGATGCTATTGTTCTGCGCGAGATCAAGATGCCATTGGTGCATCCGTTCCGTACCAGCTTTGGCCTGACGACGGATCGTCGCATTCTTCTGATTGAGTTGCAGAGTGAAGGTCTTACCGCGTGGGGTGAGTGTGTCGCGGGTGAGCATCCGTTCTTCTCAGACGAGATGATCGATACGGCATGGTTCATCACAGAACATGAACTGGCGCCACGATTGGTGGGCAAGGACATTGCCGCAGGACGTGATGTTCCTGATTTGCTGTTGCAGGTACGCGGGCACCGCATGGCCAAAGCTGCATTGGAAAATGCCGTATGGGATCTTGAGGCGCAGGTCCGCGGGATTTCGCTGGCGAAGTTACTGGGTGGCACACGAGAGAAGATTGCCTGCGGTGTTTCTATTGGCATGGAGATGGATATTCCGAAGCAGCTGGACCGCGTTGCGAAGGAAGTTGCCGCGGGATATCAGCGCATTAAGTTGAAGTGTCAGCCGGGTTATGACTCGGAGATGTTTGCAGCGGTGCGCGAGCGGTGGCCGGATATTTTGCTGAGTTGCGATGCTAATTCGGCTTACAAGTTAAGCGATGCCGACCACATTGCGTCGTGGGACCAGTACAAGCTGCTGATGATTGAACAGCCGCTCTGGTATGACGATTTCTACTTCCACTCGCAGTTACAGAAGCGCATTCAGACTGCGATCTGCCTGGATGAATGCATTCGCAATGCGCGCGATGCCCAGGCTGCGTTGGAGTTGGGCAGCGGCCGGATCATCAATATCAAGGTGGGCCGCGTGGGCGGGTTCACAGAAGCTATTGCCGTGCATGATATTGCGCAGCAACATGGCGTACCTGTGTGGTGCGGCGGCATGTTGGAGAGCGGTGTTGGTCGTGCGCAAAATATCGCACTGAGCAGTCTGCCGAATTTTTCACTCCCGGGAGATGTCTCTGCCTCTGCCCGTTATTGGACAGAAGACATCATCGAGCCGGAAGTTACTGTTAGCAGCTTTGGTGAGATCGTTGTGCCAGGGACTGTGGGCCGTGGCTACGAAGTGCGAAGAGACCGCGTGGAAGCGCTGACTGTTAGGCAGCAACGTATTACGGCTTGA